From Pseudomonas sp. CCI4.2, one genomic window encodes:
- the glp gene encoding gephyrin-like molybdotransferase Glp, with protein sequence MKSTGARPMMLVEVAMARLLEMAEATPILESERVSLASAHGRVLAEELVSTLDLPPWPNSAMDGYALRLSDWTGEPLPVSQRIFAGQAPAPLTPGTCARIFTGAPVPAGADCVEMQENAEVLADQRVHFTEPMRLEQNIRPQGQETTVGEQVLAAGTRMGPIELGLAASLGLAQLTVVRRARVAVLSTGDELIEPGLPLGPGQIYNSNRVLLCSWLQRLGCEVIDAGILPDDLEKTRAALGSLSHVDLILSTGGVSVGEADFLGHALREDGELSLWKLAIKPGKPLTFGHFRGVPVIGLPGNPASTLVTFALLARPYLLRRQGVEDVAPLQFQVPAGFTWSKPGDRREYLRGRMEQGRAMYYRNQSSSVLRSAAWADGLIEIREGTTVAEGDWVNFIPLSEVFA encoded by the coding sequence ATGAAAAGCACTGGAGCCCGGCCGATGATGCTGGTCGAAGTGGCCATGGCGCGTTTACTGGAGATGGCTGAAGCAACGCCCATCCTTGAGAGTGAGCGGGTTTCATTGGCAAGCGCGCACGGACGGGTGTTGGCTGAAGAATTGGTCTCAACCCTGGATTTACCCCCATGGCCGAACAGCGCCATGGACGGTTACGCACTCAGGTTGTCGGACTGGACTGGCGAGCCGTTGCCGGTCAGCCAACGGATTTTTGCCGGGCAAGCGCCAGCCCCTTTAACCCCAGGCACCTGCGCCCGGATATTTACCGGTGCGCCAGTTCCGGCCGGTGCCGACTGTGTGGAGATGCAGGAAAACGCCGAAGTATTGGCCGATCAGCGGGTGCATTTCACTGAGCCGATGAGACTTGAGCAAAACATCCGCCCGCAGGGTCAGGAAACAACAGTCGGCGAGCAGGTACTGGCGGCAGGTACACGCATGGGTCCCATCGAGTTGGGGCTTGCCGCCTCGCTAGGCCTGGCGCAGTTGACCGTGGTCCGACGTGCGCGCGTGGCAGTCTTGTCTACGGGCGATGAGTTGATTGAGCCGGGGCTACCCTTGGGGCCGGGGCAAATCTACAACAGTAATCGGGTGTTGTTGTGCAGTTGGCTGCAGCGCTTGGGTTGCGAGGTGATAGACGCCGGGATCTTGCCAGATGATCTGGAAAAAACCCGTGCCGCGTTGGGCAGCCTTAGCCACGTCGACTTGATCCTGTCGACGGGCGGTGTATCCGTGGGCGAGGCCGATTTTCTCGGGCATGCATTGCGAGAAGACGGGGAGTTGTCATTGTGGAAACTGGCGATCAAACCGGGCAAGCCCCTTACCTTTGGCCATTTTCGTGGCGTGCCGGTGATCGGATTGCCGGGTAACCCAGCCTCGACACTGGTGACCTTCGCGCTGCTGGCGCGGCCTTATCTGTTGCGCCGTCAAGGCGTTGAAGACGTGGCCCCGCTGCAATTCCAAGTGCCCGCCGGCTTTACCTGGAGCAAGCCCGGTGACCGCCGAGAATATCTACGCGGACGCATGGAGCAGGGGCGAGCGATGTATTACCGCAACCAAAGCTCGAGTGTATTGCGCAGCGCAGCCTGGGCGGACGGGTTAATCGAAATCCGAGAAGGCACCACCGTTGCTGAGGGCGACTGGGTGAATTTCATCCCCTTGAGTGAGGTTTTTGCCTGA
- a CDS encoding GNAT family N-acetyltransferase, with translation MSVRIDVSQSPGEAEYLAILKPLRAYNVSQAGDAKPERFALLIRDEQSNEIIGGLYGRSLYRWLFVELLAVPEQCRGQGMGSRLMHMAEDHARKNDCIGIWLDTFSFQAPEFYRKHGFVEFAKVEDFPPGHQRFFFQKRLNASAVIS, from the coding sequence ATGAGCGTTAGGATCGACGTATCACAAAGTCCTGGTGAAGCAGAATACCTGGCGATTCTCAAGCCGTTGCGGGCCTACAACGTTTCCCAGGCGGGCGATGCCAAGCCTGAGCGATTCGCGTTGCTGATTCGCGACGAGCAGAGCAATGAAATCATCGGCGGCTTGTACGGCCGCAGTCTCTACCGTTGGTTGTTTGTCGAGTTACTGGCCGTGCCTGAGCAGTGCCGAGGGCAAGGCATGGGTTCGCGCCTGATGCACATGGCCGAAGACCACGCCCGCAAGAACGACTGCATAGGCATATGGCTGGATACCTTTAGCTTTCAGGCGCCTGAGTTCTACCGCAAGCACGGGTTCGTCGAGTTCGCCAAAGTCGAAGACTTTCCGCCGGGGCACCAGCGTTTCTTTTTCCAAAAGCGCCTGAATGCCTCTGCGGTCATCAGCTGA
- a CDS encoding pseudouridine synthase, whose product MSESNFSPAHTQASTLYLPAGPWGTVLECLCAHFAAISREQWLDRIARGRVLDASGLAITSALPYKEGLRVHYFREVPNETPIPVLETILYADEHLVVADKPHFLPVTPAGEYVEQTLLRRLIHRLDNPNLVPLHRIDRHTAGLVLFSANKSSRSAYQSLFPTRQIDKRYEAIARALPDVEFPRVHKSRLVAGEPFFRMREAEGVSNTETRIEVSERNGELWRYGLYPVTGKKHQLRVHMAALGAPICNDPFYPEVINTVKDDFNQPLKLLAQSLRFIDPLSGQVRLFETDIELKW is encoded by the coding sequence ATGTCCGAGTCGAACTTCTCCCCCGCACACACCCAGGCCAGCACCCTTTATTTGCCCGCCGGGCCGTGGGGCACGGTTCTGGAGTGTTTGTGCGCGCACTTTGCGGCGATCAGTCGAGAGCAATGGCTGGATCGAATCGCCAGAGGCCGGGTGCTGGACGCTAGCGGTTTGGCCATTACCTCTGCGTTACCCTATAAAGAAGGCTTGCGTGTTCACTATTTTCGCGAAGTGCCGAACGAAACACCGATCCCGGTACTGGAAACGATCTTGTATGCTGATGAGCACTTGGTGGTGGCCGACAAACCGCATTTTCTGCCGGTAACGCCCGCCGGCGAATATGTAGAGCAGACGTTATTGCGACGTCTGATCCACCGCCTCGACAATCCCAATCTGGTGCCCTTGCATCGAATTGACCGCCACACGGCGGGTCTGGTGTTGTTCTCGGCAAACAAGAGCAGCCGTTCGGCGTATCAGTCCTTGTTTCCAACCCGTCAAATCGACAAACGTTATGAGGCCATTGCGCGGGCGTTGCCTGACGTCGAGTTTCCCCGAGTGCATAAAAGCCGTCTGGTAGCCGGAGAGCCTTTTTTTCGAATGCGCGAAGCAGAGGGCGTCAGCAATACCGAAACCCGTATTGAGGTCAGTGAACGTAATGGCGAGCTTTGGCGTTATGGCCTGTACCCGGTAACGGGCAAGAAGCATCAATTGCGCGTGCACATGGCGGCGTTGGGTGCGCCCATCTGTAACGACCCGTTTTATCCGGAGGTCATCAACACAGTGAAGGATGACTTCAATCAACCCTTGAAACTGTTGGCGCAAAGCTTGCGTTTTATCGATCCGTTGTCTGGGCAAGTCCGGCTGTTCGAGACCGACATCGAGCTGAAGTGGTGA
- the moaB gene encoding molybdenum cofactor biosynthesis protein B, which translates to MKSKADTPFVPLNIAVLTVSDTRTRETDTSGQVFVDRLTEAGHSLIERVLLKDDLYKIRAQVATWIADDDVQVVLITGGTGFTGRDSTPEAVNCLLDKKVDGFGELFRQISRDDIGTSTVQSRALAGLANGTLVCCLPGSTNACRTGWDGILAEQLDSRHRPCNFVAHLKQAEPCETRG; encoded by the coding sequence ATGAAATCGAAGGCTGATACACCATTCGTTCCTTTGAATATTGCCGTATTGACCGTCAGCGATACCCGTACCCGGGAAACCGACACGTCCGGCCAAGTGTTCGTCGATCGCCTGACTGAAGCGGGGCATAGCCTGATAGAACGGGTATTGCTCAAGGACGATCTGTACAAGATTCGTGCTCAGGTGGCGACTTGGATCGCCGATGACGACGTACAGGTGGTATTGATTACCGGCGGCACCGGCTTCACCGGGCGCGACAGTACGCCGGAAGCGGTTAACTGTTTGCTGGACAAAAAAGTCGATGGTTTTGGTGAGCTGTTTCGGCAGATTTCCAGGGACGATATCGGCACCTCAACCGTGCAATCCCGCGCATTGGCAGGGCTGGCCAATGGCACATTGGTGTGTTGCCTGCCGGGCTCAACCAACGCATGCCGCACCGGCTGGGATGGCATTCTGGCGGAACAACTGGATTCGCGTCACCGTCCGTGTAATTTCGTTGCCCACCTTAAGCAGGCCGAGCCCTGCGAAACCCGCGGGTAA
- a CDS encoding YgdI/YgdR family lipoprotein, which yields MTQRTLTAAFLLALSVASLAGCASPTVITLNDGREIQAVDTPKFDEETGFYEFKQLDGKETRVNKDQVRTVKEL from the coding sequence ATGACTCAACGGACCCTAACCGCCGCCTTCCTGCTCGCATTGAGTGTGGCCAGCCTTGCCGGCTGTGCTTCGCCTACTGTGATCACTCTTAATGATGGTCGCGAAATTCAGGCTGTTGATACACCTAAATTCGACGAAGAGACAGGCTTCTACGAATTCAAACAGCTGGATGGTAAAGAGACCCGCGTAAATAAAGACCAGGTTCGCACCGTTAAAGAGCTGTAA
- a CDS encoding monovalent cation:proton antiporter-2 (CPA2) family protein, protein MPHEGNLLQAAVVFLLAAVLTVPLAKRLQLGAVLGYLFAGVIIGPSVLGLIDNPQSVSDISELGVVLLLFIIGLELSPRRLWVMRKSVFGVGLAQVLVTGLVIGGVALFAFDQPFNSAVVLGLGLALSSTAFGLQSLAERKELNSPHGRLAFAILLFQDIAAIPLIAMVPFLAGVNDHASHADKLTHGLQVAGSIVILVIGGRYLLTPVFRIVAKTGLQEVSTATALLVVIGTAWLMSQVGVSMALGAFLAGLLLADSEYRHELESQIEPFKGLLLGLFFISVGMGANIALLFSVPSVVLGLMLLLMLLKLPLLFCIGRLAGGLNQQSALRLGVVLAAGGEFAFVVFKIGRDQGLFEPRLYDILVLTITLSMALTPLLLLLVSHLLKRKVVAQVVPDEYRDIESDAPRVVIAGMGRMGQIIARILRAQKISFVALDTSVESIEFSRSFGHMPVFYGDPLRPEILRTAKVDQAEFFIIATDDPDTNIKTAELVRKLYPTMKIIARARNRQHVHRLMDVGAQPVRETFYSSLEMSRRTLVGLGLSQNQADARISRFKHHDEQVLNAQHQVYDDAAKVMQTAREARAELAKLFEADRQEEESAKG, encoded by the coding sequence ATGCCCCACGAAGGCAACCTGCTGCAGGCCGCTGTTGTGTTTCTGCTTGCCGCAGTCCTCACCGTGCCACTGGCCAAACGCTTGCAACTGGGCGCGGTGCTGGGCTATTTGTTTGCCGGAGTGATTATCGGCCCGTCGGTGTTGGGGCTCATTGACAACCCACAAAGCGTCAGCGACATATCCGAGTTGGGCGTGGTACTGCTGCTGTTCATCATTGGGCTTGAATTGTCGCCTCGGCGTTTATGGGTGATGCGCAAGTCGGTGTTTGGCGTCGGACTGGCACAGGTGCTAGTGACCGGGCTGGTGATTGGCGGCGTTGCCTTGTTCGCTTTCGACCAGCCGTTCAATAGCGCGGTGGTGTTGGGACTGGGTTTGGCGTTGTCGTCCACTGCCTTCGGCCTGCAAAGCCTGGCCGAGCGTAAGGAGCTCAACAGCCCCCACGGTCGCCTGGCCTTTGCCATTTTGCTGTTCCAGGACATCGCTGCTATTCCGTTGATTGCCATGGTGCCGTTCCTCGCGGGCGTCAACGATCACGCCAGTCACGCCGACAAGCTGACCCACGGTCTGCAAGTAGCAGGGAGTATCGTAATTCTTGTGATTGGCGGACGTTATCTGTTGACACCCGTGTTTCGCATCGTCGCCAAAACTGGCCTGCAAGAAGTCTCAACCGCTACCGCATTGCTGGTGGTCATCGGTACTGCCTGGCTGATGAGCCAAGTCGGCGTCTCCATGGCCCTTGGGGCATTTTTGGCTGGATTACTGCTGGCAGATTCCGAGTACCGCCACGAATTGGAATCGCAGATTGAACCGTTCAAAGGCTTGTTACTCGGGCTGTTCTTTATCAGCGTGGGCATGGGCGCCAATATCGCGTTGTTGTTTAGCGTGCCCAGTGTGGTGCTGGGCTTGATGCTGTTGTTGATGCTGTTGAAGTTGCCCCTGTTGTTTTGCATAGGACGGTTAGCGGGCGGACTCAATCAGCAAAGCGCCCTGCGCCTGGGCGTGGTGCTGGCGGCCGGAGGGGAGTTTGCCTTCGTGGTGTTCAAGATCGGCCGCGATCAAGGGCTGTTTGAACCTCGACTGTACGACATTCTGGTATTGACCATTACCTTGTCTATGGCCCTGACGCCCTTGTTGCTGCTGCTGGTTTCACACCTGCTGAAACGAAAAGTCGTCGCGCAGGTGGTGCCAGACGAGTACCGCGATATCGAAAGCGACGCTCCCCGCGTGGTGATTGCAGGTATGGGGCGGATGGGCCAAATCATTGCGCGGATTTTACGGGCGCAAAAAATCTCCTTCGTGGCGCTGGACACCTCCGTAGAGTCCATCGAGTTCTCTCGCAGCTTCGGGCATATGCCGGTGTTTTATGGTGACCCGTTACGCCCGGAGATCTTGCGTACGGCCAAGGTTGATCAAGCAGAATTTTTTATCATCGCCACCGATGACCCTGATACCAACATCAAGACTGCCGAACTGGTGCGCAAGCTGTACCCAACGATGAAAATCATCGCTCGAGCACGTAACCGTCAGCATGTGCATCGCTTGATGGACGTCGGCGCGCAGCCAGTGCGGGAAACCTTCTATTCCAGCCTGGAAATGAGCCGTCGCACGCTGGTCGGCTTAGGCCTAAGCCAGAACCAAGCCGATGCGCGGATCAGTCGCTTCAAACACCACGATGAACAGGTGCTCAATGCTCAGCATCAGGTGTACGACGACGCGGCCAAAGTCATGCAGACCGCGCGGGAAGCCAGAGCCGAGTTGGCGAAACTGTTCGAGGCGGATCGGCAGGAAGAGGAATCGGCAAAGGGCTGA
- a CDS encoding biliverdin-producing heme oxygenase has translation MKTQQLPVQPVHSDLRAATSHLHRRLDARLPFFTTDIAVYRRIMQAYYGFYLPFEALLAEPASNIPGMGWAQRLKTPTLKQDLLALGLTDAQIAALPLCQNLPVVETHAQALGALYVVEGATLGGQALRPIIKAKVGVEFATGGAFMDVYGVETRHLWQVFLACLSCVHEAEDIAQTVAVAQQTFICFEGWLELSGVL, from the coding sequence ATGAAAACACAGCAGCTTCCTGTGCAGCCGGTCCACAGCGATCTGCGTGCCGCTACTTCCCACCTGCATCGTCGTCTGGATGCTCGTTTACCTTTTTTTACCACTGACATCGCCGTGTATCGGCGCATTATGCAGGCCTACTACGGGTTTTATTTGCCCTTCGAAGCCTTGCTTGCTGAGCCGGCATCGAACATACCGGGCATGGGGTGGGCGCAGCGGCTTAAAACGCCCACTTTAAAGCAGGATTTACTCGCGCTGGGTTTGACCGATGCGCAGATTGCCGCGTTGCCGTTATGCCAAAACCTGCCCGTGGTTGAAACACACGCCCAAGCGTTGGGCGCGTTGTATGTGGTGGAAGGCGCGACGTTAGGCGGTCAGGCATTGCGTCCCATCATTAAGGCTAAAGTCGGTGTCGAGTTCGCTACGGGCGGCGCGTTCATGGACGTCTATGGCGTTGAAACCCGACACTTATGGCAGGTTTTTTTGGCCTGCCTTTCGTGCGTACACGAAGCTGAAGACATTGCACAAACGGTGGCAGTCGCCCAGCAGACGTTTATCTGCTTTGAAGGATGGCTAGAACTTTCAGGGGTGTTGTAA